AGAAATACGATAGCTACCAGAAGAGGATTTACGGATTCCTCGCCGAAAGACTTTGGACTGTATGGGTCAAGTACAAGCAGTATTCTTTAAAGAACCTGAATTACTATGTTTATACTGAAAATCCAAAAAAGATTGACGAGGGATTAATAGCTCGGCTAAAGTATAAAAAAATGCGCATTAAGGATAATTTCGCATTTTTCCTGTCAAAAGTCCGTGGAAATAAACAAGAACGCTACTGGACCGTTCCTTAAGATTTTTATTTTTGAATTATGAGCGAGAAAAAATACAAACGAGCTATTACCTACGGTACATACGACCTATTCCATATAGGCCACTTGCGTCTCCTCAAAAGAATCGCCAATTTGGCAGACGAACTATACGTAGCAGTTTCTTCGGACGAATTCAACACCCTGAAGGGTAAAAAATGCATCGTTCCGTTTGAAAATCGCAAAGAAATCGTAGAATCCCTCCGCATGGTTACAAAGGTCATCCGAGAAGACAACTGGGAACAAAAAATAAGCGATGTCCAAAAATACCACTGCGACCTATTCGTCATGGGAAGCGACTGGACAGGAAAATTCGATTTTCTAAAAGATTACTGCGAAGTTCTCTATCTTCCAAGAACCGAAGGTGTCAGCACCACGGAAATCAAGGAAGAAATCAAATCCCCTAAAGACTAATCATGGTAGAAATAGTTCTTTGCACAGATGAAAACTATGTCATGCCGACATCAGTCCTCACGACATCTATTGGTCTTACTAATCCAAATCTCGAGATTCATTACAATATCGTTTCTACGAAACTGGACCAAAAATTTAAGGACCAGCTATCTAGGCATCTCGGGAACGCCAATTCAAGCATCAGCTTTTACAGCCTTGACGAATCCTGTTTGAAAGATTGCCCGATTCGTCCCGGAGAACATGTTTCTTTGGCAACTTACATCCGCCTATTTTTACCCTCAATTCTCCCACAAGACCTAGACAAAGTCCTTTACATCGATGGTGATGTCATTTGCACAGGCTCTATCCAGGAACTTTGGGAAACTCCGCTTGCAAGCCACGCCGCAGCCGCCGTCCCAGACATGCGCTGCAACGACATCCGTATTCTGAACCGTCTGTCGCTCCCCAAGGACAGCGACTACTTCAATGCCGGAATCATGCTCATCAATCTAAAATGGTGGCGCGACAATGACATTCAAAACAAAGCGCTCCATTACATTGCCAACAATCAAGACATTTGCCAGTATCACGATCAAGACGCCTTAAATGTCATACTTCATGGGCTAATTGCAGAACTCCCGATTTGCTACAATCTACAAGAACATTTTTTCGAACCGCTAAAAGACCAGTTCATTAGCAGAAGCCATTTCGAGGAATTGCAGACAGCGCTATCCAACCCGAGCCTAATACACTATACAGGTTTTAGAAAGCCTTGGCACCGTGAATGTGTCAATCCATTAAAGTCTGTTTGGCTATTTTTCTACGATAAAACAGAATGGCGAAACACCAAACTTGGTTTTCGCCACAAAGGATTTAGACTTTTTAAATACAGACTTCGTGAAAAGATTGCCAACTACGGACTGATGACATCGAAAAACATATACAAGGACATGGATTTTTCCGACATTCAACAGGCCGTAATGAACAAGGTCAAATCAAAAGTTAAATAGTTTATTTATACTCAAGATTGACCATAATCGGCAAATGGTCTGAATGATAGCGCCACTTTTTACCATCATAGTAACGTTCATTCAAGATTCCATATTTCATCACATTAAATGTCGGGCTTACAAATACGTGGTCAATTTGCCATTTGCCATAAGTATTCGGGTCAAAGTTGTTGAAAGAATTATTTGGAGCATAGACGATTTTTGAAGCCTTTCTGGAATCCATGAGAATTGAAGACCTCTGCATCGTATTGTAGGGTTCCTTATCCGTTTCAACATTAGTATCTCCAGAAAAGATTGCCAAGCCTGTCCCCGCAATGTCCTTAATCTTTCTCACCGTCAGCTTTGCAGATTCCTTTCGAGCATCCCAACTTTTATGGTCCCAATGTCCGTTGAAAATGAACAAAGGCTTTTTATTCTTCCCTTGTTTCGGCATCAATTTAGCCCACGAGCAATAACGAATTTGGCTTGCACCCCAACCAATGGAACCACGTTCGCCAGATTCAGAATACCAGAACATTCCCGAATCAACTTTTTTAAAAAGGGACTTCTTGAAAAAGATCGGATGGAAATAAATGGAATCGGCTTGGACATAATCATAATCCGGTAGCAAGGCAGCCAAATCTGCCACCTGGTTCTTATCCGGTTCCTGCATAGAAATGATATCGAAATCATAGAACTGGATTACCTCGGCAATTCTCGGAGCGCGCTTGCCCCAGCCATCCCCATTAGCAGAATCCTTCGCATTGGCGTAGCGGATATTCCAAGTCGCATAAGTAACTTTTTCAGCAAAAGCCTGACCACAAAGGAGTCCTGCTATTACAAAGAAAATAGTCGATAGTTTCATTTTACACCTTCCTTTTTTGATAGATAAAAAATAATAGTTTTTCAAAGACCCGTTTTGAGCAATTTGAAACTTTTTTATATTTTCAGCACGCTATGATTGATTTTCTTGTCTATGCCATTTTCGCATCCTGTTTTTTTGTACTGCTCTACAAAGATGCTGAAGCCCGTTTTTGCGCATTGTTCATAGGCACGCTTCTTTTTCCATCGTGCATTTGGATTATCGATTCCCCAAAGCTTTCACCCCAGCATATTCTTCTATACTCGTTCTTTCTTGTCGAAATTTTAAAGAACTATAATTTTTTCATTGAATCCCTAAAAAAATTTCCTTTTAAAATTCCGCTCTCATTAGTAATCATTTCATTTATTTGCACAGTCTATTCAAACAATAAATTTGACATCAAGGAATATTACGTTCTCGCCCGCTACATCATAGAACTGTATGGCTACCTGTTGGCCGCGTTCATTATCGGTCGTAGAATAGACGTCATAAAGACTCTACAGCAGTTATTTCCGATCATATTCATATTAGGGGTGCTTGGCGTTTTCGAAGGGCTGTTCAACGCCAACTATCCATTCAAGTACATCTGTTCCGCGTTCCCCTATTACGACGGCTTTTACAACCTTGCAACAAATATCAACGCAAGTGATGCATGGCGCACAAGAACGTTACTTACCACAACTTATCCAACGGCTTACGGCACGCTCCTTTGCGGAATAATCCTAGTATTCTTCCCAATGCTAAATAAAATCGACATCAACAAGTCATGGAAACTTGCATTCGTCGGCATTTATCTTGCCAACCTGTTACTTAGCGGAAGCCGAACGGGAATGCTTTGTTCTGCAGTCGCACTTGCATTTTGGTTTACCCGCAAATGGCATATTCTTATAAAGTTGTTCATGATATTCGCCCTCGTCATCGCGGCATACTTCGGCATACAAAAAGTCATTGATAATTTTTCCCAAGAAACCCGAGGTAGTTCATTACAGCTCCGTGAACAGCAACTTCTATTTTCAATCGTTCAAATTGCAGAAAGCCCTCTATTCGGAAACGGAGTCGGATACCTGACCAAACATATTTTTGAAACAGACGCCTATGGAGACCGAATTCGAAACGAAGATATTTTAGGAATGGAATCCATCCTCTTTCCAAAACTGATCAATTACGGTTTTGTAGGACTATTCCTATACTTCACACTTTCCATCTGGATTTTCGTCTACTTCTTCAGGCGTCGAAACGAAAACATGGTTGCCATATCAGGAGCACTTGAAATATTCGCCATGACGCTATTCTTTATACTGTCTGGGAATATGGGCAATGCATCTGCATACACCTACCTTATCATAGGTCTACTCGCAGGGAACATTCAGATTTCAGAAGAATCGGAGCAAAAGGAAGAAATAACCAAGAATCCCCAAATGAAATCTTTGGCTCAAGACGTACGGAGCAAATGACTTTCCCCAGTACGACATTTTCCATTGACGGATTTCAGACTTTGGAATCTGACAGTGGACTTTCCATAAAGCCTTTGCACGCTTAAAACCGCGATGGTTCATAGCAATCAAGGCAAACATTCTCGCATAAACAGGGCAATGCCTACGCATCAGGGCAAAATCAAAATCTATATGATTTGCGGCCGCCCATTCCTTGATTTTATTCCACCCGGCAATACGGTTTTCCAAGGAATACGTCCCCTTGCTAATAGAATGTTGCTCCGGGTTCACCCTATAGTAATAATAAGCTAGGTTAATAACAGCCACTTTTTTTGCTTTATAAAGTGTTTCAAGGCAAAACAGGACATCCTCATTGTATTTGAGCGATGTATTGAATTCAATTTTTTCAACGAGCTTTCTAGAAAAAAAGCAACGCCATACATAACCGTAAAAGTCAATGCCTGCGCCAAGTCTCTTTTTGAGAATATAATCCTTATCTTCCAACGAAAGGAGCCGATCTTCACCAACAGACAACGGAACAATTCTACTCCTTCCGTTTTCAACGCTAAAGAACGGAACATACCCCAATTCAGCATCAAACAAAACATAAGCATGAAACGCTTTTACAAAAGCAGTAGCATCAATCCAGTCATCCGCATCGATAAAAGTAACAACTTCTTTTTGAGCATTCTGCAGCCCTAAATTGCGGGCTCTACTCACGCCACCGTTTTCGACATGCAATACACGGAC
This is a stretch of genomic DNA from Fibrobacter sp. UWB13. It encodes these proteins:
- a CDS encoding adenylyltransferase/cytidyltransferase family protein, translating into MSEKKYKRAITYGTYDLFHIGHLRLLKRIANLADELYVAVSSDEFNTLKGKKCIVPFENRKEIVESLRMVTKVIREDNWEQKISDVQKYHCDLFVMGSDWTGKFDFLKDYCEVLYLPRTEGVSTTEIKEEIKSPKD
- a CDS encoding glycosyltransferase family 8 protein — translated: MVEIVLCTDENYVMPTSVLTTSIGLTNPNLEIHYNIVSTKLDQKFKDQLSRHLGNANSSISFYSLDESCLKDCPIRPGEHVSLATYIRLFLPSILPQDLDKVLYIDGDVICTGSIQELWETPLASHAAAAVPDMRCNDIRILNRLSLPKDSDYFNAGIMLINLKWWRDNDIQNKALHYIANNQDICQYHDQDALNVILHGLIAELPICYNLQEHFFEPLKDQFISRSHFEELQTALSNPSLIHYTGFRKPWHRECVNPLKSVWLFFYDKTEWRNTKLGFRHKGFRLFKYRLREKIANYGLMTSKNIYKDMDFSDIQQAVMNKVKSKVK
- a CDS encoding endonuclease/exonuclease/phosphatase family protein codes for the protein MKLSTIFFVIAGLLCGQAFAEKVTYATWNIRYANAKDSANGDGWGKRAPRIAEVIQFYDFDIISMQEPDKNQVADLAALLPDYDYVQADSIYFHPIFFKKSLFKKVDSGMFWYSESGERGSIGWGASQIRYCSWAKLMPKQGKNKKPLFIFNGHWDHKSWDARKESAKLTVRKIKDIAGTGLAIFSGDTNVETDKEPYNTMQRSSILMDSRKASKIVYAPNNSFNNFDPNTYGKWQIDHVFVSPTFNVMKYGILNERYYDGKKWRYHSDHLPIMVNLEYK
- a CDS encoding O-antigen ligase, whose protein sequence is MIDFLVYAIFASCFFVLLYKDAEARFCALFIGTLLFPSCIWIIDSPKLSPQHILLYSFFLVEILKNYNFFIESLKKFPFKIPLSLVIISFICTVYSNNKFDIKEYYVLARYIIELYGYLLAAFIIGRRIDVIKTLQQLFPIIFILGVLGVFEGLFNANYPFKYICSAFPYYDGFYNLATNINASDAWRTRTLLTTTYPTAYGTLLCGIILVFFPMLNKIDINKSWKLAFVGIYLANLLLSGSRTGMLCSAVALAFWFTRKWHILIKLFMIFALVIAAYFGIQKVIDNFSQETRGSSLQLREQQLLFSIVQIAESPLFGNGVGYLTKHIFETDAYGDRIRNEDILGMESILFPKLINYGFVGLFLYFTLSIWIFVYFFRRRNENMVAISGALEIFAMTLFFILSGNMGNASAYTYLIIGLLAGNIQISEESEQKEEITKNPQMKSLAQDVRSK
- a CDS encoding glycosyltransferase; amino-acid sequence: MSESISFILPVYNAEKHLAQCIESVLSLKDSIEWELVIVDDGSKDSSAAICDQFSKMDSHVRVLHVENGGVSRARNLGLQNAQKEVVTFIDADDWIDATAFVKAFHAYVLFDAELGYVPFFSVENGRSRIVPLSVGEDRLLSLEDKDYILKKRLGAGIDFYGYVWRCFFSRKLVEKIEFNTSLKYNEDVLFCLETLYKAKKVAVINLAYYYYRVNPEQHSISKGTYSLENRIAGWNKIKEWAAANHIDFDFALMRRHCPVYARMFALIAMNHRGFKRAKALWKVHCQIPKSEIRQWKMSYWGKSFAPYVLSQRFHLGILGYFFLLLRFF